The following proteins come from a genomic window of Flavobacterium crocinum:
- the metH gene encoding methionine synthase, translating into MKEKRRDLVLSGLEPLIITPESVFVNVGERTNVTGSRKFLRLIKEEKYDEALDIARQQVEGGAQIIDINMDEGMLDGVTAMTKFLNLIAAEPDISRVPIMIDSSKWEIIEAGLKVVQGKSVVNSISLKEGEEAFIHHAKLIKRYGAAAIVMAFDEVGQADNYDRRVEICQRSYDILVNKVGFPPQDIIFDLNIFPVATGMEEHRLNALDFFRGTKWVRENLPHAHISGGVSNVSFSFRGNDTVREAMHSVFLYHAIKNGMTMGIVNPEMLTIYDDIPKDLLEHVEDVILDRRDDATERLLDFADSVKGEAKSDEKTVQEWRLGTVQERITHSLVKGIDAFIEEDVEEARLAATKPIEVIEINLMTGMNVVGDLFGSGKMFLPQVVKSARVMKKAVAYLLPFIEASKQAGDKQGNGKILMATVKGDVHDIGKNIVSVVLACNNYEIVDLGVMVPPEKIISAAIEHNVDIIGLSGLITPSLDEMVYLAKELDKQGIKIPIMIGGATTSRAHTAVKIAPQYRETVIHVNDASRAVTVAGNLLDHNRKIYAADIRAEYDSFRETFLNRSRDKNFLTIEDARKNKLPLDWSEYTPVKPKVIGAQTIEVELDVLVPYIDWTPFFQTWELYGKYPAILTDEVVGEQATSVFNDAQAMLKVILEEKKLKAKGIYGIFPANQVNDDDIELRDENGKVLEKFLTLRQQSQKTKGAPNIALADFILPKESGIEDYMGAFCVTTGFGVDEWAAEYEKNLDDYNSIMVKALADRFAEAFAEYLHERVRKDFWGYDSEESLTNEELIKENYKGIRPAPGYPACPDHLEKPTIWKLLNVAEEIGVTLTESMAMWPASSVSGYYFGNPKSRYFGLGKIKEDQVVDYAKRRNVPTDYAMKWLNPNIAD; encoded by the coding sequence ATGAAAGAAAAAAGAAGAGACCTTGTATTATCAGGATTAGAACCGTTGATCATCACGCCGGAAAGTGTTTTCGTGAATGTTGGTGAGCGTACAAATGTAACAGGTTCAAGAAAATTCTTGAGACTAATCAAGGAAGAGAAATATGACGAGGCGCTTGATATTGCAAGACAACAGGTAGAAGGCGGGGCACAGATCATCGATATTAATATGGATGAAGGAATGCTTGACGGTGTTACTGCAATGACTAAATTTTTGAATTTAATTGCGGCTGAACCAGACATTTCAAGAGTTCCGATTATGATTGACAGTTCGAAATGGGAAATCATTGAAGCAGGTCTAAAAGTAGTACAAGGAAAAAGCGTTGTAAACTCGATTTCGTTAAAAGAAGGAGAAGAAGCTTTTATTCACCACGCCAAATTAATCAAACGTTACGGAGCGGCGGCGATTGTTATGGCTTTCGACGAAGTAGGTCAGGCGGATAATTACGATCGTCGAGTAGAGATTTGTCAGCGTTCGTATGATATTTTGGTGAACAAAGTAGGATTCCCTCCGCAGGATATTATTTTCGATTTGAATATTTTCCCAGTTGCAACGGGAATGGAAGAGCATAGATTGAACGCATTGGATTTCTTTAGAGGAACAAAATGGGTTCGTGAAAACTTGCCTCATGCACATATTAGTGGTGGAGTAAGTAATGTTTCGTTTTCTTTTAGAGGAAATGATACAGTTCGTGAAGCGATGCACTCGGTGTTTTTATATCACGCAATCAAAAACGGAATGACGATGGGAATCGTAAATCCGGAGATGTTGACGATTTACGATGATATTCCGAAAGACTTATTAGAACACGTTGAAGACGTAATTTTAGATAGACGCGATGATGCTACGGAACGACTTTTAGATTTTGCCGACAGCGTAAAAGGTGAAGCAAAAAGCGATGAAAAAACGGTTCAGGAATGGCGTTTAGGAACGGTTCAAGAGCGTATTACACATTCTCTTGTGAAAGGAATTGACGCTTTTATTGAAGAAGATGTAGAAGAAGCACGTTTGGCAGCAACAAAACCTATTGAAGTTATCGAAATCAATTTGATGACGGGAATGAATGTGGTTGGAGATTTATTCGGAAGCGGAAAAATGTTCCTGCCTCAGGTGGTAAAATCGGCTCGTGTAATGAAAAAAGCGGTGGCGTATTTATTGCCTTTTATCGAAGCGAGCAAACAAGCGGGGGACAAACAAGGAAACGGAAAAATCTTGATGGCAACCGTAAAAGGCGACGTTCACGATATTGGTAAAAACATCGTTTCGGTGGTTTTGGCTTGTAACAATTATGAGATTGTAGATTTAGGTGTTATGGTGCCTCCGGAAAAAATTATTTCGGCTGCAATTGAGCATAATGTAGATATCATCGGATTAAGCGGATTGATAACGCCTTCGCTTGACGAAATGGTGTATTTGGCCAAAGAATTAGACAAACAAGGAATTAAAATCCCGATTATGATTGGTGGTGCAACCACTTCACGCGCGCATACGGCCGTGAAAATTGCACCTCAATACAGAGAAACTGTAATTCACGTTAACGATGCTTCGAGAGCCGTTACCGTTGCCGGAAACCTGTTAGATCATAACAGAAAAATATACGCGGCAGATATTCGTGCAGAATATGATTCTTTTAGAGAAACGTTCTTAAATCGTTCAAGAGACAAAAATTTCTTAACGATTGAAGATGCTCGTAAAAACAAATTACCATTGGATTGGAGTGAATATACTCCAGTTAAACCAAAAGTAATTGGTGCACAAACGATCGAAGTAGAATTGGATGTTTTGGTTCCGTATATCGACTGGACGCCATTTTTCCAGACTTGGGAATTGTACGGAAAATATCCAGCAATTTTAACGGATGAGGTTGTGGGCGAACAAGCGACTTCGGTTTTTAACGATGCTCAAGCAATGCTGAAAGTAATTCTGGAAGAGAAAAAACTGAAAGCAAAAGGTATTTACGGAATTTTCCCTGCAAATCAGGTAAATGACGATGATATCGAATTACGCGATGAAAACGGAAAAGTTTTAGAGAAATTCTTAACACTTCGTCAGCAGTCTCAAAAAACTAAAGGTGCACCAAACATCGCTTTAGCCGATTTTATTCTGCCAAAAGAAAGCGGAATAGAAGATTACATGGGAGCTTTTTGTGTAACAACTGGTTTTGGTGTTGACGAATGGGCTGCGGAATACGAAAAGAATTTAGACGATTATAATTCGATTATGGTGAAAGCGCTTGCCGATCGTTTTGCTGAGGCTTTCGCCGAATATCTTCACGAGCGAGTTCGTAAAGATTTCTGGGGTTATGACAGCGAAGAATCGTTAACCAACGAAGAATTGATTAAGGAAAATTATAAAGGAATTCGTCCGGCACCGGGTTATCCGGCTTGTCCTGATCACTTAGAAAAACCAACGATTTGGAAACTTTTAAATGTAGCCGAAGAAATTGGAGTGACTTTGACAGAAAGCATGGCGATGTGGCCAGCTTCATCGGTTTCAGGATATTATTTCGGAAATCCAAAAAGCCGCTATTTCGGACTCGGAAAAATAAAAGAAGATCAGGTTGTAGATTACGCCAAACGACGCAATGTTCCAACGGATTACGCCATGAAATGGTTAAATCCTAATATAGCAGATTAA